From Camelus ferus isolate YT-003-E chromosome 18, BCGSAC_Cfer_1.0, whole genome shotgun sequence, one genomic window encodes:
- the EEF2KMT gene encoding LOW QUALITY PROTEIN: protein-lysine N-methyltransferase EEF2KMT (The sequence of the model RefSeq protein was modified relative to this genomic sequence to represent the inferred CDS: deleted 1 base in 1 codon), translating to MAPEENGEAARLLRSFERRFLAARALRSFPWQSLEEKLRDSSGSELLLNILQKTVKHPLCVKHPPSVKYARGFLSELIRKHEAVHTEPLDELYEALAEVLTAEEPTQCHRSYLLPSGDSVTLSESTAIVSHGTTGLVTWNAALYLAEWALENPAAFTHRTVLELGSGAGLTGLAICKTCRPRAYIFSDCHSRVLEQLQGNVLLNGLSLEPSVTAPAQHPAFKTPDTENPRVMVARLDWDVVQAPQLAAFWPDIVIAADVLYCPETILSLVGVLQKLSACQKDQQAPDAYVAFTIRNPETCQLFTTELGRAGILWEELPRHDQKLFPYEEHSEMAILKLTL from the exons ATGGCGCCGGAGGAGAACGGTGAGGCCGCACGCTTGCTGCGGAGTTTCGAGCGCCGCTTCTTGGCTGCGCGCGCACTGCGCTCCTTCCCCTGGCAG AGCCTAGAAGAGAAATTAAGGGACTCATCAGGTTCTGAGCTGCTGCTGAATATTTTGCAGAAG ACCGTGAAGCATCCTCTGTGCGTGAAGCATCCACCATCAGTGAAATATGCCCGGGGCTTTCTCTCAGAGCTCATCAGAAAG CACGAGGCTGTTCACACAGAACCTTTGGACGAGCTGTACGAAGCACTGGCGGAGGTCCTGACAGCCGAGGAGCCCACCCAGTGCCACCGGAGCTATCTACTG CCTTCCGGGGACTCGGTCACGCTCTCTGAGAGCACAGCCATCGTTTCCCACGGCACCACGGGCCTGGTCACGTGGAACGCCGCTCTGTACCTTGCGGAATGGGCCCTAGAGAACCCAGCGGCCTTCACTCACAG gACCGTCTTAGAGCTCGGCAGTGGAGCTGGCCTCACGGGCCTGGCCATTTGCAAGACGTGCCGTCCCAGAGCATACATCTTCAGTGACTGTCACAGCCGGGTCCTCGAGCAGCTCCAAGGGAATGTCCTTCTCAATGGCCTCTCATTGGAGCCAAGTGTCACCGCCCCCGCCCAGCACCCAGCATTCAAGACCCCTGACACAGAGAAtcccagggtgatggtggcccGGCTGGACTGGGACGTCGTG CAGGCCCCTCAGCTTGCTGCCTTCTGGCCAGACATTGTCATCGCAGCAG ACGTGCTGTATTGCCCAGAAACTATCCTCTCCCTGGTTGGGGTCCTGCAGAAGCTCTCTGCCTGCCAGAAGGACCAGCAGGCTCCTGACGCCTACGTTGCCTTCACCATCCGCAACCCAGAGACGTGCCAGCTGTTCACCACAGAACTGG GCCGGGCTGGGATCCTGTGGGAAGAACTACCTCGTCACGACCAGAAACTGTTTCCCTACGAAGAGCACTCGGAGATGGCAATTCTGAAACTAACGCTGTAG
- the ALG1 gene encoding chitobiosyldiphosphodolichol beta-mannosyltransferase, translated as MAVSCVAFLALSLSLPLLLLVAWKRWRWGRAARHVIVVVLGDVGRSPRMQYHALSLAKCGFSVTILGFSNSKPRDELLQSDRIRIVSLTEIRRFAVGPHILQYGVKVVFQAVHLLWKLLCREPAAYIFLQNPPGLPAIAVCWFAGCLCGSKLVIDWHNYGYSIMGLVHGPSHPIVLLAKWYEKLFGRLSHLNLCVTNAMREDLVENWGIKAMTVYDKPASFFKETPLNLQHQLFMKLSRTYSAFRARSEPSDLVMERSAFTERDSQSGMVTHLCRRPALLVSSTSWTEDEDFSILLEALEKFEQLIVDGESLPSLVCAITGKGPLKEYYSRLICQKHFQHIQVCTPWLEAEDYPLLLGSADLGVCLHRSSSGLDLPMKVVDMFGCCLPVCAVNFQCLHELVKHEENGLVFEDSEELAAQLQMLFSKFPDPTGKLNQFRKNLQESEQLRWDESWKQTVFPLIMDT; from the exons ATGGCTGTCTCCTGCGTGGCCTTCCTGGCGCTGTCCCTGTccctgccgctgctgctgctggtggcgTGGAAGCGCTGGCGGTGGGGGCGCGCGGCCCGGCACGTGATTGTCGTGGTGTTGGGCGACGTGGGCCGCAGCCCCCGCATGCAGTACCACGCGCTGTCGTTGGCCAAGTGCGGCTTCTCCGTGACCATCCTGGGGTTCAGCA actccaaACCCCGCGATGAACTCTTGCAAAGTGACAGAATTCGGATTGTGAGTTTGACAGAAATTCGGAGATTTGCAG TTGGGCCCCACATTCTCCAGTATGGAGTCAAGGTTGTTTTTCAGGCAGTGCACTTGCTGTGGAAGTTGCTGTGCAGGGAGCCAGCAGCCTACATCTTTCTCCAG AACCCTCCGGGCCTGCCTGCCATTGCCGTCTGCTGGTTTGCAGGCTGCCTCTGTGGGAGCAAGCTCGTCATCGACTGGCACAACTATGGCTACTCCATTATGGGTCTGGTGCATGGCCCCAGCCACCCCATCGTTCTGCTGGCCAAGTG GTACGAGAAGCTGTTTGGACGCCTCTCCCACCTGAACCTGTGTGTGACCAATGCGATGCGGGAAGACCTGGTGGAAAACTGGGGCATCAA AGCCATGACCGTCTACGACAAGCCAGCATCTTTCTTTAAAGAGACGCCCTTGAACCTGCAACACCAGCTCTTTATGAAGCTGAGCCGCACCTACTCGGCATTCAGGGCCCG CTCAGAACCCTCGGACCTGGTCATGGAGAGGTCGGCCTTCACAGAGCGGGATTCCCAGAGCGGAATGGTGACCCACCTTTGCAGGCGGCCGGCCCTGTTGGTCAGCAGCACGAGCtggacag AGGATGAAGACTTCTCCATCTTGCTGGAAGCATTAGAAA AGTTTGAACAGCTGATTGTGGATGGAGAAAGCCTCCCTTCTCTGGTCTGTGCCATAACAG GCAAGGGGCCTCTAAAGGAGTATTACAGCCGCCTCATCTGCCAGAAGCACTTCCAGCACATCCAGGTCTGTACCCCATGGCTGGAGGCCGAGGACTACCCCTTGCTTCTAG GGTCCGCGGACCTGGGCGTCTGCCTGCACCGGTCCTCCAGCGGCCTGGACCTGCCCATGAAGGTGGTGGATATGTTCGGGTGCTGCCTGCCCGTGTGCGCCGTGAACTTCCAGTG TTTACACGAGCTTGTGAAGCACGAGGAAAATGGCCTGGTGTTTGAGGACTCGGAGGAACTGGCTGCTCAGCTGCAG ATGCTTTTCTCAAAGTTTCCCGATCCTACTGGCAAACTGAACCAGTTCCGGAAGAACCTCCAGGAGTCAGAGCAGCTTCGCTGGGATGAGAGTTGGAAGCAGACTGTGTTCCCTTTGATTATGGACACATGA